A single Cucumis melo cultivar AY chromosome 4, USDA_Cmelo_AY_1.0, whole genome shotgun sequence DNA region contains:
- the LOC103494934 gene encoding LOW QUALITY PROTEIN: putative multidrug resistance protein (The sequence of the model RefSeq protein was modified relative to this genomic sequence to represent the inferred CDS: substituted 1 base at 1 genomic stop codon): MAGKSIFHYADSIDKLLMFFGTLGSIGDGLQVPLMMYILKDVINAYGDKNSGLTNDMVDTFALRLLYVAIGVGLSAFVVYIVNVFLNXLHNFKFAEGLCWARTAERQTSRMRMEYLKSVLRQEVSFFDTQTGSTTHEVVSLISSDASSIQVALCEKIPDCLAYMSTFFFCHVFAFIVSWRFTFAVIPLSAMFIGPGLVFGKIMMDLIMKMIESYGVAGGIVEQAVSSIRTVYAYVGENQTQEKFSQALQKSMEFGIKSGFVKGLMLGSMGIIYAGWGFQAWVGTYLITEKGEKGGNIFIAGFDVLMGGLSILSALPHLTSITEATSATSRILEMIDRVAETDREDKKEKALSHVKGEIEFQNVYFTYPSRPDTPVLQGFNLKVPAGKRVGLVGGSGSGKSTVISLLERFYDPTDGEILLDGHKIKRFQLKWLRSQMGLVNQEPVLFATSIKENIMFGKDGASMEQVINAAKAANAHDFIVKLPEGYDTQVGQFGFQMSGGQKQRIAIARALLRDPKILLLDEATSALDAQSEQMVQEAIDKASKGRTTITIAHRLSTIQTAHQIVVLKAGEVIESGSHDELMLLNNGQGGEYRRMVQLQQIAVQNETFYDTNIEMDRRYRHRMSAPTSPISVKSSGHNTPVLFPFSTAMSISMGTPYSYSVQFDPDDESIEEDRKHPAYPSPSQWRLLKMNAPEWRRALLGCIGALGSGAVQPINAYCVGALISVYFRANEPNIKSKSRNLSLVFLGIGIFNFFMNILQHYNFSIMGERLTKRVREKILEKLMTFEIGWFDQDENTSAAICARLSTEANMVRSLVGDRMSLLVQAIFSAAFAYSAGLVLSWRLTLVMIAVQPLVIGSFYARSVLMKSMAEKARKAQREGSQLASEAVTNHKTIVAFSSQKKILGLFAATLKSPKKESARQSWISAIGLFSSQFFNTASTALAYWYGGRLLTQDMISSEHIFQAFLILLFTAYIIADAGSMTSDISKGSNAVGSVIAILDRKTEIDPENKSGRDHKRRIKGKVELRSICFSYPTRPEQMILRGLTLKIDAGKTVALVGQSGSGKSTIIGLIERFYDPSTGSIHIDELDIKNYNLRWLRSQMALVSQEPTLFAGTIRENIAYGKEEAGESEIREAAVLANAHEFISGMKDEYDTYCGERGAQLSGGQKQRIALARAILKNPSILLLDEATSALDSVSENLVQEALEKMMVGRTCIIIAHRLSTIQKANTIAVIKNGKVVEQGSHSELISMGQRGEYYSLTKSQAALNL, translated from the exons ATGGCAGGCAAAAGCATATTCCATTACGCTGATAGCATCGACAAGTTGTTGATGTTCTTTGGGACTCTGGGGAGCATTGGTGATGGATTACAGGTCCCTCTCATGATGTACATTCTTAAGGATGTGATCAATGCTTATGGAGATAAAAACAGTGGCTTGACAAATGATATGGTTGACACG TTCGCACTGCGTCTACTATACGTTGCAATTGGAGTTGGACTTTCGGCCTTTGTGG TCTATATAGTCAATGTTTTTCTCAATTAGCTACACAATTTTAAATTTGCAGAGGGATTGTGTTGGGCAAGAACAGCAGAGAGACAGACGTCTAGGATGAGAATGGAATATTTGAAATCCGTGCTTAGACAAGAAGTTAGCTTCTTTGATACCCAAACTGGTTCCACAACTCATGAGGTTGTCTCCCTTATTTCCTCTGATGCTAGTTCAATCCAAGTTGCATTATGCGAAAAG ATACCCGATTGCCTTGCTTACATGTCAACATTTTTCTTCTGCCATGTATTTGCCTTTATAGTATCATGGAGATTCACCTTTGCAGTGATCCCACTCTCAGCCATGTTCATTGGTCCAGGGCTCGTCTTTGGCAAAATTATGATGGACCTGATAATGAAGATGATCGAATCTTATGGTGTTGCTGGTGGGATTGTAGAGCAAGCGGTATCCTCAATAAGAACTGTATATGCATATGTAGGAGAAAATCAAACACAAGAAAAATTCAGCCAAGCACTCCAAAAAAGTATGGAATTTGGTATAAAATCCGGTTTTGTGAAGGGATTGATGCTTGGGAGCATGGGAATCATTTATGCTGGTTGGGGTTTTCAAGCTTGGGTTGGCACTTATTTGATTACAGAGAAAGGAGAAAAAGGAGGCAATATTTTTATAGCTGGTTTCGATGTTCTCATGGGAGGACT GAGTATATTGAGTGCACTTCCTCATCTAACCTCCATCACAGAGGCAACATCTGCAACATCTCGTATCCTTGAAATGATTGATCGTGTTGCAGAGACAGACAGAGAAGACAAAAAGGAGAAAGCCCTATCACATGTGAAAGGAGAGATTGAATTTCAAAATGTATATTTTACCTATCCATCAAGACCAGATACACCTGTTTTACAAGGATTCAATCTGAAGGTTCCAGCAGGGAAGAGAGTAGGGCTGGTGGGAGGAAGTGGATCTGGCAAGTCTACAGTTATCTCACTGCTTGAAAGATTTTATGATCCCACTGATGGAGAAATACTCTTGGATGgacataaaataaaaagatttcaGCTAAAATGGTTGAGATCTCAAATGGGTTTGGTGAATCAGGAACCTGTTCTATTTGCAACTTCAATAAAAGAGAACATAATGTTTGGAAAAGATGGAGCTTCAATGGAGCAAGTGATAAATGCAGCTAAAGCTGCAAATGCACATGACTTCATCGTTAAGCTGCCAGAAGGTTACGATACTCAA GTTGGTCAGTTTGGCTTCCAAATGTCTGGAGGTCAAAAGCAACGGATTGCAATTGCAAGAGCTCTTCTTCGGGACCCAAAAATACTGCTACTTGATGAAGCAACCAGTGCACTGGATGCACAATCGGAACAAATGGTACAGGAAGCAATTGACAAGGCATCAAAAGGAAGGACGACAATCACCATTGCACATCGCCTATCAACAATACAAACGGCACATCAAATTGTGGTTCTTAAAGCTGGGGAAGTAATTGAATCAGGTTCACACGATGAGCTGATGTTGTTGAACAATGGACAGGGTGGGGAGTATCGACGGATGGTGCAGTTGCAACAGATAGCAGTGCAGAATGAAACATTTTATGATACCAATATTGAAATGGATAGAAGATATCGCCATAGGATGAGTGCTCCCACAAGCCCAATCAGTGTGAAATCTAGTGGACATAATACTCCAGTATTATTTCCCTTCAGCACAGCAATGTCCATCTCCATGGGAACACCATACTCTTACTCTGTCCAATTTGATCCTGACGATGAAAGCATTGAAGAAGATAGAAAGCATCCAGCTTATCCTTCTCCTTCCCAGTGGCGTTTGCTGAAAATGAATGCACCTGAATGGAGACGAGCACTGCTTGGATGTATAGGTGCTCTAGGCTCAGGAGCAGTTCAACCCATCAATGCTTATTGTGTAGGAGCACTCATATCAGTTTATTTTCGTGCTAATGAGCCCAACATTAAGTCTAAATCTAGAAACTTGTCACTTGTCTTCTTAGGCATTGGcattttcaacttcttcatGAATATACTGCAGCATTATAACTTTTCAATCATGGGAGAAAGACTTACCAAGCGGGTGCGTGAAAAGATACTTGAAAAGCTTATGACATTTGAAATTGGATGGTTTGATCAAGATGAGAACACAAGTGCAGCCATTTGTGCAAGGTTATCAACTGAAGCCAACATGGTCCGTTCCCTTGTTGGAGACAGAATGTCACTACTGGTTCAAGCAATTTTTAGTGCAGCCTTTGCTTACAGTGCGGGGCTTGTGCTCTCGTGGAGGTTAACTCTGGTTATGATTGCAGTGCAGCCACTAGTCATTGGTAGTTTCTATGCAAGAAGTGTGTTGATGAAGAGCATGGCTGAAAAAGCCCGAAAAGCACAGAGAGAAGGAAGCCAACTTGCAAGTGAAGCTGTAACAAACCATAAAACTATTGTTGCATTCTCATCCCAGAAAAAGATTCTCGGGCTCTTTGCTGCCACCCTGAAGTCTCCTAAGAAAGAGAGTGCTAGACAATCTTGGATATCTGCCATTGGCCTGTTCAGTTCCCAGTTCTTTAACACTGCTTCAACAGCTTTGGCCTACTGGTATGGTGGGAGGCTATTGACACAAGATATGATATCCTCAGAACACATCTTTCAAGCATTCTTGATATTGCTATTCACTGCATACATCATAGCAGACGCTGGAAGTATGACTTCTGATATATCTAAAGGAAGCAATGCTGTTGGATCAGTTATTGCAATCCTAGACAGGAAGACTGAAATTGATCCAGAGAACAAATCTGGGAGAGATCACAAAAGACGGATAAAGGGAAAAGTGGAGCTCAGGAGTATTTGCTTCTCATATCCAACAAGACCAGAACAAATGATTTTAAGGGGACTGACCCTTAAAATTGATGCAGGAAAAACAGTTGCTCTGGTGGGGCAGAGTGGTTCGGGAAAATCTACTATTATTGGACTTATTGAAAGGTTCTATGATCCCTCAACCGGATCTATACACATTGATGAACTAGAtattaagaactacaatttgaGATGGTTAAGGTCACAAATGGCATTAGTCAGTCAAGAGCCAACTCTTTTTGCTGGAACTATTAGAGAAAACATTGCCTATGGAAAAGAGGAGGCAGGGGAATCAGAGATCCGAGAAGCAGCTGTTCTGGCCAATGCCCATGAATTTATAAG TGGAATGAAAGATGAGTACGATACATACTGTGGAGAGAGAGGAGCTCAGCTATCAGGAGGACAAAAGCAAAGAATCGCGCTGGCTCGAGCAATCCTGAAGAACCCATCAATCCTGCTGCTAGATGAAGCAACAAGCGCACTGGACAGCGTATCAGAGAATTTGGTACAGGAAGCCCTGGAGAAGATGATGGTTGGCAGAACTTGCATAATCATAGCTCATCGATTATCGACGATTCAGAAGGCGAACACCATTGCAGTGATCAAGAACGGGAAAGTCGTGGAACAAGGATCGCACAGTGAGCTGATTTCAATGGGACAACGTGGAGAGTACTATTCTTTGACAAAATCGCAGGCCGCATTGAATCTTTGA